One part of the Bradyrhizobium sp. CB1650 genome encodes these proteins:
- a CDS encoding ABC transporter permease, giving the protein MLSFLARRLAQIVPTLFFVSVLIFSLQQLLPGDPALVMAGEERDPAVIEQIRHQYRLDQPVPVQYAYWVGGVLRGDFGESLRNKMPVRELIAQKLPVTLQLGGMAILIAFLIGIPAGIIAAVKQGTAWDYGANLFALWGISTPNFWLGIMLIFLFSIELGWLPASGYVPLTENWRASIAATIMPAFVLGNAIAAILMRHTRSAMLQVLESDYVRTARAKGLWERSVILKHAMRNALTPVITLGALELGTLLSGAVLTEQIFSIPGFGKLIVDAVFNRDYAVVQGVVLVTATIYILLNLIADVAYILVNPRLRG; this is encoded by the coding sequence ATGCTGAGCTTCCTCGCCCGCCGTCTTGCGCAGATCGTGCCGACGCTCTTCTTCGTCTCGGTGCTGATCTTCTCGCTCCAGCAATTGCTGCCGGGCGATCCCGCACTGGTGATGGCGGGCGAAGAGCGCGATCCGGCGGTCATCGAGCAGATCCGCCATCAGTACCGGCTCGATCAGCCGGTTCCGGTCCAATACGCCTATTGGGTCGGCGGCGTGCTCAGGGGCGATTTTGGCGAGTCGCTGCGCAACAAAATGCCGGTGCGCGAGCTGATCGCGCAGAAGCTTCCCGTCACGCTGCAGCTCGGCGGCATGGCGATCCTGATCGCATTCCTGATCGGCATTCCCGCAGGCATCATCGCGGCCGTGAAGCAAGGGACCGCTTGGGACTACGGTGCCAACCTGTTCGCGCTGTGGGGCATCTCAACTCCGAATTTCTGGCTCGGCATCATGCTGATCTTCCTGTTCTCGATCGAGCTCGGCTGGCTGCCGGCTTCGGGCTATGTGCCGCTCACCGAGAACTGGCGCGCGAGCATTGCCGCCACCATCATGCCCGCCTTCGTGCTCGGCAATGCGATTGCCGCGATCCTGATGCGGCATACCCGCAGCGCCATGCTGCAGGTGCTGGAGAGCGATTACGTCCGCACCGCCCGCGCGAAGGGACTTTGGGAGCGCTCGGTCATTCTCAAGCACGCCATGCGTAACGCGCTGACACCGGTGATCACGCTGGGCGCGCTCGAGCTCGGCACACTCTTGTCGGGCGCCGTGCTGACCGAGCAGATATTCTCCATTCCGGGCTTCGGCAAGCTGATCGTGGATGCCGTCTTCAACCGCGACTACGCCGTCGTGCAGGGCGTCGTGCTGGTAACGGCGACGATCTACATCCTGCTCAACCTGATCGCTGACGTCGCCTATATCCTCGTCAATCCGCGGCTGAGGGGCTAG
- a CDS encoding ABC transporter permease produces MTDAALAVSPTADSRELDSPARRARRRLFKRKAAVAGLVVLCFFIALALFAPLIVPYDPVATSWSLVRKPPTALHWFGTDELGRDILSRVIYGARASLLAGLISVAIALGIGVPLGLLSGYRGGFTDALISRITDAMLACPFLILAIALAAFLGPSLGNAMIAIGISATPVFIRLTRGQVLSVKAEDYVEAARALGNPPWRIAFAHILPNILPALLVQATLSIAAAIIAEAALSFLGLGQQPPAPSWGSMLNAAQRFLTQAPWMAVWPGLAIFLVVLSLNLLGDGLRDALDPRAR; encoded by the coding sequence ATGACCGACGCCGCCCTCGCGGTCAGCCCCACCGCCGACAGCAGAGAGCTGGACAGCCCTGCGCGCCGGGCCCGCCGGCGCCTGTTCAAGCGCAAGGCCGCGGTCGCAGGCCTCGTCGTGCTCTGCTTTTTCATCGCCCTTGCGCTGTTTGCCCCCCTGATCGTGCCCTACGACCCCGTCGCGACGAGCTGGAGCCTCGTCCGAAAGCCGCCGACGGCGCTGCACTGGTTCGGCACCGACGAGCTCGGCCGCGATATCTTGAGCCGGGTCATCTACGGCGCACGGGCATCGCTGCTCGCGGGCCTGATCTCGGTCGCGATCGCGCTCGGCATTGGGGTGCCGCTCGGACTGCTCTCCGGCTATCGCGGCGGTTTCACTGATGCGTTGATCAGCCGCATCACGGACGCAATGCTGGCCTGCCCGTTCCTGATCCTCGCGATCGCGCTCGCGGCGTTCCTGGGGCCCAGCCTCGGCAACGCCATGATCGCGATCGGCATCTCGGCAACGCCGGTGTTCATCCGCCTGACCCGTGGCCAGGTTCTCAGTGTCAAGGCCGAGGACTATGTCGAAGCGGCGCGCGCGCTCGGCAACCCGCCGTGGCGGATTGCCTTCGCTCATATTCTGCCGAACATCCTCCCGGCGCTGCTGGTGCAGGCCACACTCTCGATCGCCGCTGCAATCATTGCCGAAGCTGCGCTGTCGTTCCTCGGCCTCGGCCAGCAGCCACCGGCGCCGTCCTGGGGCAGCATGCTCAATGCCGCGCAACGCTTCCTGACGCAAGCGCCCTGGATGGCCGTCTGGCCGGGCCTCGCGATCTTCCTGGTGGTGCTATCGCTGAACCTGCTCGGCGACGGCCTGCGTGACGCGCTGGATCCACGCGCACGCTAG
- a CDS encoding adenylate/guanylate cyclase domain-containing protein, translated as MTATILFVDDEPDLEALVLQKFRRQLREGLVNFVFARDGVEALESIAQHPHVDMVVSDINMPRMDGLSLLQKLQEAEDKKSTIIVSAYGDMSNIRTAMNRGAFDFLTKPIDFVDLETTIEKTLRHIEMLREARRRQMEAERAQAALSRHFSPELARRLAAGGEGDGMEVQWREVATIFTDITGFTSLIESAAPETLGALLNEYVGGMAEVVFAHEGTVAKIIGDAIQVLFNAPGDQPDYATRAVACAHDLDAWAQDFCARQREKGVNFGTTRIGVHAGPALVGNFGGNRFFDYTAYGDTINIAARLEAANKYLGTRICASASIAGSAENFQGRPVGDLILRGRSEPLRAFEPLPPAKFETPATAQYSEAFAKLEAGDAAAMPAFAALIGVHADDPLAGLHLRRLLNGAKGVRMQLE; from the coding sequence ATGACGGCGACCATCCTCTTCGTCGACGACGAGCCCGATCTCGAGGCGCTGGTCCTGCAAAAATTCCGCAGGCAGCTTCGCGAAGGTTTGGTCAACTTCGTGTTCGCGCGCGACGGCGTCGAGGCGCTGGAGTCGATCGCGCAGCATCCGCATGTCGACATGGTCGTCTCCGACATCAATATGCCGCGGATGGACGGGCTGTCGCTCCTGCAGAAGCTCCAGGAGGCCGAGGACAAGAAGTCGACCATCATCGTCTCGGCCTATGGGGACATGAGCAACATCCGCACCGCCATGAACCGCGGCGCGTTCGACTTCCTCACCAAGCCGATCGACTTCGTCGACCTGGAGACGACGATCGAGAAGACCCTCCGCCATATCGAAATGCTGCGCGAGGCGCGACGACGCCAGATGGAGGCGGAGCGCGCGCAAGCCGCCCTGTCGCGCCATTTCTCGCCGGAGCTCGCCAGGCGGCTGGCGGCTGGCGGAGAGGGCGACGGGATGGAGGTGCAGTGGCGCGAGGTTGCGACCATCTTCACCGATATCACCGGCTTCACGTCGCTGATCGAAAGCGCGGCTCCGGAAACGCTCGGCGCGCTCCTCAACGAATATGTCGGCGGAATGGCCGAGGTCGTGTTCGCGCATGAGGGAACGGTCGCAAAGATCATCGGCGATGCGATCCAGGTGCTGTTCAACGCGCCCGGTGACCAGCCGGACTATGCGACGCGTGCGGTCGCCTGTGCCCACGATCTCGATGCCTGGGCACAAGACTTCTGCGCCCGCCAGAGGGAGAAGGGCGTAAATTTCGGAACGACCCGCATCGGCGTCCACGCCGGACCGGCACTCGTCGGCAATTTCGGTGGCAACCGCTTCTTCGACTACACCGCCTATGGCGATACGATCAACATCGCAGCACGTCTGGAAGCCGCCAACAAATATCTGGGCACGCGGATTTGCGCCAGCGCGAGCATTGCCGGAAGCGCCGAGAATTTTCAGGGGCGCCCCGTGGGCGACCTGATTCTGCGCGGGCGCAGCGAGCCCTTGCGTGCGTTCGAGCCGCTGCCGCCGGCGAAGTTCGAAACGCCGGCGACGGCGCAATATTCCGAGGCCTTTGCCAAGCTGGAGGCAGGCGATGCCGCGGCCATGCCGGCATTCGCCGCGTTGATCGGCGTTCATGCCGACGATCCCCTGGCCGGCCTTCATCTCAGGCGCCTGCTCAACGGTGCCAAGGGCGTCCGCATGCAACTGGAATAG
- a CDS encoding response regulator, with amino-acid sequence MNVYILVVDDEPDVEALFRQQFRRDLRAGRFQMEFAPSAPDALRRAAEVRDPALILILSDINMPGMSGLDMLPKVRAEHPHVPVIMITAYGDAETHRKAIERGAVGLLTKPIDFAQLRQEIDTRLEQAA; translated from the coding sequence TTGAACGTTTACATCCTGGTCGTCGATGACGAGCCCGACGTCGAGGCGCTGTTCCGACAGCAATTCCGGCGCGACCTGCGCGCCGGTCGATTTCAGATGGAGTTCGCTCCCTCTGCGCCCGATGCGCTCAGGCGCGCCGCCGAGGTCCGCGATCCCGCGTTGATCCTGATCCTGTCCGACATCAACATGCCCGGTATGAGCGGGCTCGACATGCTGCCGAAGGTGCGGGCCGAGCACCCGCACGTGCCCGTCATCATGATCACGGCCTATGGCGACGCCGAGACGCATAGGAAGGCGATCGAGCGCGGCGCCGTCGGGCTCCTCACCAAGCCGATCGACTTCGCGCAGCTTCGCCAGGAGATCGACACGAGGCTCGAGCAGGCAGCATGA
- a CDS encoding ATP-binding protein, translating to MSISLHPDTLQTRTLPNADRDGAAPGGAVGSRVKTRLFTKYVALFVAVVAVALLANGLFEVFFYYREHKASLIRVQHEQAEAAAGKISQFVKEIESQLGWTTQLPWSAGSIEQRRFDALRLLRQVPAITELAQVDATGKERLRVSRLAMDAIDSGVDLSSDPKFTEAVAHKVYYGPVYFRRESEPYMTLALAGARKDAGVSIAEVNLKLIWDVVSQIKVGEHGHAYVVGPEGRLIAHPDISLVLRNTDMSGLAQVRAAQAGGGVMPDSLQEATNIQGQQVLTASAPIAPLGWTMFVELPVEEAYATLYASLQRLAIVLLAASIFAVLAGIFLARRMVGPIQALRSGAARIGGGDFSQRIAIRTGDELEGLADQFNDMGARLQESYADLERKVEQRTAELSESLQQQTATADVLKVISRSAFDLQMVLNTLVESAARLCDADEGTIFRPNDGIFYLAASCGLGAEQEDHLRTFASVPERGSVVGRTLLDRKTVHVPDVQADPEFAPSSARRRSDVRTMLGVPLLREDEPLGVFVLTRHMVRPFSEKQIELASTFADQALIAIENARLFEEVQERTRELSRSLDDLRTAQDRLVQTEKLASLGQLTAGIAHEIKNPLNFVNNFSSVSTELIDELNETLRSAALDDKTRGEIGELTQMLKGNLEKVVQHGKRADSIVKNMLLHSREGSGEHRLVDINAIVEESLNLAYHGARAERPSFNVTLKRDLDPASGAVDVYPQEITRVLLNLVSNGFYASAKRKESAGDGFEPTLSATTRNLGNQVEIRIRDNGTGIPPEVKEKMFNPFFTTKPAGEGTGLGLSMSHDIVVKQHGGKIDVNTEPGVFTEFIITLPRTLAAGGTTGGKT from the coding sequence ATGAGCATTTCCCTCCATCCCGACACCCTGCAAACCCGGACACTGCCAAACGCGGACCGGGACGGCGCGGCGCCCGGTGGGGCCGTTGGATCGCGGGTCAAAACCCGGCTGTTCACCAAATACGTCGCGCTGTTCGTGGCCGTCGTCGCTGTTGCGCTCCTCGCCAACGGCCTGTTCGAGGTCTTCTTCTACTATCGCGAGCACAAGGCGTCGCTGATCCGGGTCCAGCACGAGCAGGCCGAGGCGGCCGCGGGCAAGATCAGTCAGTTCGTCAAGGAGATCGAAAGCCAGCTCGGCTGGACCACGCAATTGCCGTGGTCGGCGGGCTCGATCGAGCAGCGGCGGTTCGATGCGTTGCGGTTGCTGCGCCAGGTGCCCGCGATCACCGAGCTCGCCCAGGTGGATGCGACCGGCAAGGAGCGCCTGCGCGTCTCGCGGCTCGCCATGGACGCCATCGACAGCGGGGTGGACCTATCGAGCGATCCGAAATTCACCGAGGCCGTCGCGCACAAGGTCTACTACGGCCCGGTTTATTTCCGCCGGGAGTCCGAACCCTACATGACGCTGGCGCTGGCCGGCGCGCGCAAGGACGCCGGCGTCAGCATCGCGGAGGTGAACCTCAAGCTGATCTGGGACGTGGTCTCCCAGATCAAGGTCGGCGAGCACGGACATGCTTATGTGGTCGGCCCGGAGGGACGCCTGATCGCGCATCCCGACATCAGTCTGGTGCTGCGCAATACCGACATGTCTGGGCTCGCGCAGGTGCGTGCCGCGCAAGCCGGCGGCGGCGTCATGCCGGATTCGCTCCAGGAGGCGACCAACATCCAGGGGCAGCAGGTCCTGACGGCTTCCGCGCCGATCGCGCCGCTCGGCTGGACCATGTTCGTCGAGTTGCCGGTGGAGGAGGCCTATGCAACGCTCTATGCCTCGTTGCAACGGCTCGCGATCGTGCTGCTCGCTGCGTCGATCTTCGCCGTGCTCGCCGGGATATTTCTCGCGCGCCGCATGGTCGGCCCGATCCAGGCACTGCGCAGCGGCGCCGCGCGCATCGGCGGCGGCGATTTCTCCCAGCGCATCGCGATCAGGACCGGTGACGAGCTCGAAGGGCTCGCCGACCAGTTCAACGACATGGGCGCGCGTTTGCAGGAATCCTATGCGGACCTGGAAAGGAAGGTCGAGCAGCGCACGGCGGAATTGAGCGAGTCGCTACAGCAGCAGACAGCGACCGCCGATGTGCTGAAAGTCATCAGCCGTTCGGCATTTGATTTGCAAATGGTATTAAACACGCTTGTCGAGTCGGCGGCCCGTCTGTGCGACGCAGATGAAGGCACGATCTTCCGGCCCAACGACGGCATTTTTTATTTGGCGGCAAGCTGCGGCCTCGGAGCTGAGCAGGAAGACCATCTTCGGACGTTCGCTTCTGTGCCCGAGCGAGGAAGTGTGGTTGGACGCACGCTGCTCGATCGCAAGACGGTTCATGTCCCGGATGTGCAGGCCGACCCGGAATTTGCGCCCTCTTCTGCCCGAAGGCGCTCCGACGTCCGTACGATGCTTGGTGTGCCTCTGCTTCGCGAGGACGAGCCGCTCGGAGTGTTCGTCTTGACGCGACACATGGTGCGGCCCTTTAGCGAGAAGCAAATCGAACTCGCGTCTACCTTTGCCGATCAGGCGCTAATCGCGATCGAGAATGCCCGGTTGTTTGAAGAAGTCCAGGAACGCACCCGAGAGTTGTCGCGGTCCCTCGACGATTTGCGCACCGCCCAGGACCGCCTGGTCCAGACCGAGAAGCTTGCCTCGCTCGGCCAGCTCACCGCCGGCATCGCCCACGAGATCAAGAACCCGCTCAACTTCGTCAACAACTTCTCCTCGGTGTCGACGGAGCTGATCGACGAGCTCAACGAGACCCTGCGATCAGCCGCGCTCGACGACAAGACCAGGGGGGAGATCGGCGAACTCACCCAGATGCTCAAGGGCAACCTCGAGAAAGTCGTCCAGCACGGCAAGCGTGCCGATTCCATCGTCAAGAACATGCTGTTGCATTCGCGCGAAGGATCGGGCGAGCACCGCCTTGTCGACATCAATGCGATCGTCGAGGAGAGCCTCAATCTGGCCTATCATGGCGCGCGCGCCGAAAGGCCCAGCTTCAACGTCACGCTTAAGCGCGATCTGGATCCGGCGTCCGGTGCGGTCGACGTCTATCCGCAGGAGATCACCCGCGTCCTCCTCAATCTGGTCTCGAACGGCTTCTATGCCTCGGCCAAACGCAAGGAGAGCGCCGGGGACGGCTTCGAGCCGACCTTGAGCGCGACGACCCGGAATCTCGGCAACCAGGTCGAGATCCGGATCCGCGACAACGGTACCGGGATTCCGCCCGAGGTGAAGGAGAAGATGTTCAATCCCTTCTTCACCACCAAGCCGGCGGGCGAAGGTACCGGGCTTGGCCTTTCCATGAGCCATGACATCGTCGTGAAACAGCACGGCGGAAAGATCGACGTGAATACCGAACCCGGTGTATTTACCGAGTTCATCATCACGCTGCCGCGCACGCTGGCGGCAGGCGGCACTACCGGAGGCAAGACTTGA
- a CDS encoding ABC transporter substrate-binding protein → MNRRDLLKGLSSVALLGPRAAAAETDRVYHLGTLTPTAPITETSSTGKILIKGLAERGFILGQNLTFASRGAMGDLGKLPALVAELKAASVDALVVIGYPAALAAKTAGVPTVGASGIGDPVETRLIESLAHPGGNVTGISDVAATLSAKRLSFLKEMSPKLGKVAMLWNRDDLGMTMRYQASAKAAQTLGVAVQALGVREPDDFNEAFSVMNADLPDGILMVADSLTVLNRKRVFEFAAAKKLPAIYEFDFLARDGGLMSYGPDLAESFERAAALVGRIFRGASPGELPFEQPTRYPLVLNLKTAKATGLEIPPTLLALADEVIE, encoded by the coding sequence ATGAACCGGCGCGACCTCCTAAAGGGACTGAGTTCGGTCGCGCTGCTCGGTCCAAGGGCCGCGGCTGCAGAGACCGATCGGGTCTACCATCTCGGAACCCTGACGCCGACGGCGCCGATCACCGAGACGAGCTCAACCGGAAAAATCCTGATCAAGGGGCTGGCGGAGCGCGGCTTCATCCTCGGGCAGAATCTCACCTTTGCTTCGCGCGGCGCGATGGGTGACCTCGGAAAACTGCCCGCGCTCGTTGCGGAGCTGAAGGCAGCAAGCGTCGACGCCCTCGTGGTCATCGGCTATCCGGCTGCGCTGGCGGCGAAAACGGCCGGTGTCCCGACCGTGGGGGCGAGCGGCATCGGCGATCCCGTCGAGACGCGGCTGATCGAGAGCTTGGCGCACCCTGGCGGCAATGTCACCGGAATTTCGGACGTCGCGGCGACGCTGAGCGCCAAGCGGCTCTCGTTCCTGAAAGAGATGTCTCCGAAACTCGGCAAGGTCGCGATGCTCTGGAACAGGGACGATCTCGGCATGACCATGCGCTATCAGGCCTCCGCCAAGGCGGCCCAAACGCTCGGCGTGGCCGTGCAGGCACTCGGCGTCCGGGAGCCCGACGATTTCAACGAGGCGTTCTCGGTCATGAATGCGGATCTGCCTGATGGCATCCTGATGGTCGCCGATTCCCTGACCGTTCTGAATCGCAAGCGGGTTTTTGAATTCGCTGCCGCCAAAAAACTCCCGGCAATCTACGAATTTGATTTCCTGGCCCGCGACGGAGGCCTGATGTCCTACGGGCCGGACCTTGCGGAATCCTTCGAACGGGCGGCGGCGCTGGTCGGCCGCATCTTCAGGGGGGCGAGCCCCGGCGAACTGCCGTTCGAGCAGCCGACCCGCTACCCCCTCGTGCTCAACCTCAAGACGGCGAAGGCGACCGGGTTGGAGATACCGCCCACCTTGCTGGCCCTTGCGGACGAAGTCATCGAGTAG